One window from the genome of Blastopirellula retiformator encodes:
- a CDS encoding sigma-54-dependent transcriptional regulator, with the protein MRRPMRMLVIDDDPGVALIVQEALGSFAMEFHSADCGATGLQLLEKRRPDVVLLDQMLPDCTGVELIKKIQSIDSRLPILFVTSRKSSDLAIEAMKLGTFDFLTKPFAPETIAEKVLEAIESRHLMLMPVQLPSQNEPSDVGDRLVGACPAMQTVYKSIGRAAAHDIPVLLQGENGTGKELVARAIYQHGQRGDRPFHKISCTDFTAQWLESELLGHEPCAMPGLMTQRIGKFEQCNGGTILLEEIAAIPHALQSKLLRYLSEKRFERLGGDETLHSDVTLFFTTSYDAEELVAEGRLRPDLYYLLSGFLIKLPPLREREDDLRLLVDHFVSQFSRVERISNMGAVRTSDDSLRLLADYSWPGNVSELRSVLRRAMIESQGAVIASEYLRRVLRESGADRRHGEALDTNWERFVDERISSKSNDIYSEAVIEMERHLISLILRQTGGNQAHAARLLGITRTSLRKKINYLGLEIEQFLATA; encoded by the coding sequence GTGCGCCGTCCAATGCGAATGCTGGTGATCGATGATGATCCCGGCGTCGCCCTTATCGTTCAGGAAGCTCTTGGCAGCTTTGCGATGGAGTTCCACTCCGCCGACTGCGGCGCGACTGGTTTGCAGCTGTTAGAGAAGCGTCGTCCCGACGTAGTCTTGCTTGACCAGATGCTGCCCGACTGCACCGGGGTCGAACTGATCAAGAAGATTCAATCGATCGATTCGCGGCTCCCCATTCTGTTCGTCACATCGCGCAAATCGAGCGACCTGGCGATCGAAGCGATGAAGCTCGGCACGTTTGACTTTCTCACCAAGCCGTTCGCCCCCGAGACGATCGCCGAGAAAGTGCTGGAAGCGATCGAGAGCCGTCATCTGATGCTAATGCCGGTGCAGCTACCTTCCCAGAACGAGCCGTCCGACGTCGGCGACCGCTTGGTCGGCGCTTGTCCGGCGATGCAAACGGTCTACAAATCGATCGGCCGCGCCGCGGCGCACGACATTCCCGTCTTGCTACAAGGCGAGAACGGCACCGGCAAAGAGCTGGTCGCCCGCGCAATCTACCAACATGGGCAACGAGGCGACCGTCCGTTCCACAAGATCTCGTGCACCGACTTCACCGCCCAGTGGCTTGAGAGCGAACTGCTGGGGCATGAGCCTTGTGCGATGCCGGGCCTGATGACCCAGCGAATTGGCAAGTTCGAGCAATGCAATGGCGGCACGATCCTGCTCGAAGAGATCGCCGCGATTCCGCACGCCTTACAAAGTAAGTTGCTCCGCTACCTTTCCGAAAAGCGTTTTGAGCGCCTCGGCGGAGACGAAACGCTGCATAGCGACGTTACCCTCTTCTTCACGACCAGCTACGACGCCGAAGAGCTGGTCGCCGAAGGGCGATTGCGTCCTGACCTCTACTATCTGCTGAGCGGCTTTTTGATCAAGCTGCCGCCGCTGCGAGAGCGGGAAGACGACTTGCGGCTGTTGGTTGATCACTTCGTTAGTCAGTTCAGCCGCGTCGAGCGGATCTCGAACATGGGGGCGGTTCGCACCTCGGACGATTCGCTCCGCCTGCTCGCCGACTACAGCTGGCCTGGCAATGTTTCCGAACTGCGGAGCGTATTGAGAAGAGCAATGATTGAATCCCAAGGCGCCGTAATCGCCTCTGAGTACTTACGTCGGGTTTTGCGAGAAAGTGGCGCCGATCGCCGCCACGGCGAGGCCCTCGATACAAATTGGGAGCGATTTGTTGACGAACGGATCTCTAGCAAGTCGAATGACATCTATTCCGAGGCGGTCATCGAGATGGAACGCCATCTGATCTCGCTGATCCTCCGCCAGACCGGCGGCAATCAGGCGCACGCCGCCCGGTTGCTCGGCATTACCCGCACTAGCCTGCGGAAGAAGATCAACTACCTCGGCCTCGAGATCGAGCAATTCCTCGCGACGGCCTAG